The following coding sequences lie in one Brevibacterium marinum genomic window:
- a CDS encoding type II toxin-antitoxin system Phd/YefM family antitoxin has translation MTFVNIHEAKTQFSRLLEAVAAGESVTIARAGTPVARLVRYEEEDREQRLGFLAGHGAVPEDFDELEAGPIEALFGAGDAASA, from the coding sequence ATGACCTTCGTGAATATCCATGAGGCGAAGACTCAGTTCTCCCGTCTTCTCGAGGCAGTTGCTGCGGGAGAGTCGGTGACGATTGCCCGCGCGGGCACTCCGGTGGCGCGGCTCGTTCGCTATGAGGAAGAGGACCGGGAGCAGCGTTTGGGATTCCTCGCCGGTCATGGAGCGGTCCCTGAGGACTTCGACGAACTCGAAGCAGGTCCGATCGAAGCGCTGTTCGGAGCCGGTGATGCTGCTTCTGCTTGA
- a CDS encoding MFS transporter, whose product MSTASPDAAAPVSDPREERRVLAGTLVGTTIEWYDFFIYAQAAGLILSTQYFGPLATDNPALGQIMAWASLGISFLFRPLGAIIAGHLGDRIGRKKMLVLTLIVMGAATSLIGLLPNYAAIGVGAPILLTLLRILQGFSAGGEWGGAALLSVEHAPVHRRGLFGAYPQIGVPVGMILATGVIWILTTLLTPEQFASFGWRIPFLFSVVLVIIGYYIRRQVEESPIFAELAERKAESSAPLSTLFRKNTKEVVLSALIFIGNNAVGYMIIAFFAAYASRPIEDGGTVGLDRAPVLLATTLASFGWLVFTMWGGALSDKLGRVRTFQVGYILLILWLVPTFLMIDMANIWMYGIGIFVFTVGMGLSYGPMSAMYAEMFPPQVRYSGVSIGYALGAILGGAFAPTIAESLLARTGSSLSIAAYMIVVCIISLVAVSLVKEPKGVPLGVVKHH is encoded by the coding sequence ATGTCCACAGCCTCACCCGACGCAGCAGCACCCGTATCAGACCCTCGTGAGGAACGCCGGGTCCTTGCCGGCACCCTCGTCGGCACCACCATCGAGTGGTATGACTTCTTCATCTATGCGCAGGCCGCGGGCCTCATCCTCTCGACCCAGTACTTCGGTCCGCTCGCCACGGACAATCCGGCGCTCGGCCAGATCATGGCCTGGGCCTCGCTCGGGATCTCGTTTCTGTTCAGACCGCTGGGCGCGATCATCGCCGGCCACCTCGGCGACCGTATCGGGCGCAAGAAGATGCTCGTCCTCACGCTCATCGTCATGGGCGCCGCCACCTCGCTCATCGGGCTGCTGCCGAATTATGCGGCCATCGGCGTGGGCGCCCCCATTCTGCTGACGCTGCTGCGGATCCTGCAGGGCTTCTCCGCCGGCGGAGAATGGGGCGGCGCCGCGCTGCTCTCGGTCGAACATGCGCCGGTGCACAGGCGCGGTCTCTTCGGCGCCTATCCGCAGATCGGCGTGCCGGTCGGCATGATCCTCGCCACCGGGGTGATCTGGATTCTGACTACGCTTCTCACTCCTGAGCAGTTCGCGAGCTTCGGGTGGAGGATCCCGTTCCTGTTCTCCGTGGTGCTGGTGATCATCGGCTACTACATTCGCCGCCAGGTCGAGGAGTCCCCGATCTTCGCCGAGCTGGCCGAGCGCAAAGCGGAGTCCTCGGCGCCGCTGTCGACGCTGTTTCGGAAGAACACGAAGGAAGTCGTCCTCTCGGCGCTGATCTTCATCGGCAACAACGCGGTGGGCTACATGATCATCGCCTTCTTCGCTGCCTACGCCTCCCGGCCCATCGAGGACGGCGGCACCGTCGGCCTCGATCGGGCGCCCGTGCTCCTGGCCACGACCCTGGCGAGCTTCGGCTGGCTGGTCTTCACGATGTGGGGCGGGGCGCTGTCGGACAAGCTGGGACGCGTGCGCACCTTCCAGGTCGGCTACATCCTCCTCATCCTGTGGCTGGTCCCGACCTTCCTCATGATCGACATGGCCAACATCTGGATGTACGGCATCGGCATCTTCGTCTTCACCGTCGGCATGGGCCTGTCCTACGGTCCGATGTCGGCGATGTATGCGGAGATGTTCCCGCCGCAGGTCCGCTACTCCGGCGTCTCGATCGGCTACGCCCTGGGCGCGATCCTCGGCGGAGCCTTCGCCCCCACGATCGCCGAGAGCCTGCTGGCTCGCACCGGTTCGTCGCTGTCGATCGCGGCGTACATGATCGTCGTCTGCATCATCTCGCTGGTCGCCGTCAGCCTGGTCAAGGAACCCAAGGGCGTGCCGCTCGGTGTCGTCAAGCACCACTGA
- a CDS encoding type II toxin-antitoxin system VapC family toxin, with the protein MLLLLDTHLLLWAAYEPERLSAEARGRIGDVANDLLFSSASIWEVSIKSSLARGDFSVNPRILRRGLMENGYRELPITSAHAIAVSDLPPIHQDPFDRILVAQARTEGLELLTADAKVLAYGEPVIGVG; encoded by the coding sequence ATGCTGCTTCTGCTTGATACTCACCTGCTCCTCTGGGCAGCGTATGAGCCGGAGAGATTGAGCGCGGAGGCGCGCGGTCGGATCGGCGATGTGGCCAACGATCTGCTGTTCAGTTCAGCGAGTATATGGGAAGTCTCGATCAAGTCGTCGTTGGCGAGAGGTGACTTCTCCGTCAATCCTCGAATACTGCGGCGGGGGCTGATGGAGAATGGCTACCGGGAGCTGCCGATCACCTCGGCGCACGCGATTGCCGTCAGCGATCTGCCGCCCATCCACCAGGACCCCTTCGACAGGATCCTCGTCGCTCAGGCTCGAACCGAAGGGCTCGAACTTCTGACTGCCGACGCCAAAGTCCTCGCCTACGGGGAGCCGGTCATCGGGGTCGGCTGA
- a CDS encoding threonine/serine dehydratase, which yields MTHPTHSKSAPLSYPDIESAAARIAGRLRPVTVASAQSGNRHEAPTQTAATWSAPPSSDPSGAGVHFALEFMQYTGTFKARGAQNFIHTHLAEGTFPEAGVTIASGGNAGLACAWAARDAGVPATVFLPADAPAVKVERLRSYGAEVRLTGSEYAEAALACEEFVESSGALASHAYDNPLIAAGAGTMMTEILSQIPDLDTVVVSAGGGGLFAGVATAATFHGVRTVVVEPANCRALNAALEAGGPVDVPVDSVAADSLGARRATSLAVAAAQNDLITSVLVDDEQIVEARRHLWGEHRLAVEHAAATALAGIHGADGHGASANSGGSAASAASANYVPAPDEKVCVVLCGANTGLGDL from the coding sequence ATGACGCACCCCACACACTCGAAGTCGGCCCCATTGTCCTATCCCGATATCGAATCGGCCGCAGCGCGGATCGCAGGTCGGCTGCGGCCGGTGACGGTCGCCTCGGCTCAATCCGGCAACCGCCACGAGGCCCCGACTCAGACGGCAGCAACGTGGTCGGCACCGCCGAGCAGCGACCCGTCCGGTGCAGGCGTGCACTTCGCCCTCGAATTCATGCAGTACACCGGTACGTTCAAGGCCCGCGGGGCACAGAACTTCATCCACACGCACCTGGCCGAGGGCACCTTCCCCGAGGCCGGGGTGACGATCGCCTCGGGAGGCAATGCGGGACTGGCCTGCGCGTGGGCGGCCCGTGATGCCGGGGTGCCGGCGACCGTGTTCCTGCCCGCCGATGCGCCCGCCGTCAAGGTCGAGCGTCTGCGCAGCTACGGCGCCGAGGTCCGTCTGACCGGGTCCGAATACGCCGAGGCGGCCCTAGCCTGCGAGGAGTTCGTCGAGTCATCGGGTGCCCTGGCCTCACACGCCTACGACAATCCGCTCATCGCAGCCGGTGCGGGCACAATGATGACCGAGATCCTCTCGCAGATCCCCGACCTCGACACCGTCGTCGTCTCCGCCGGTGGAGGGGGTCTGTTCGCAGGCGTCGCCACGGCCGCGACCTTCCATGGGGTGCGCACCGTCGTGGTCGAGCCCGCGAACTGTCGAGCACTGAATGCGGCGTTGGAGGCGGGCGGGCCCGTCGATGTTCCGGTCGATTCGGTGGCGGCGGACTCGCTGGGTGCCAGGCGGGCCACGTCGTTGGCGGTCGCGGCGGCGCAGAACGATCTGATCACCTCGGTGCTCGTCGATGACGAACAGATCGTGGAGGCCCGACGTCATCTCTGGGGCGAGCATCGTCTGGCCGTCGAGCATGCGGCGGCGACTGCGTTGGCGGGAATCCACGGCGCAGATGGACACGGGGCCTCCGCGAATTCCGGGGGCTCCGCGGCGTCCGCTGCCTCCGCGAACTACGTTCCGGCACCCGATGAGAAGGTCTGCGTCGTTCTGTGCGGGGCGAACACCGGCCTCGGCGATCTCTGA